One genomic segment of Naumovozyma castellii chromosome 9, complete genome includes these proteins:
- the NCAS0I00480 gene encoding alpha-mannosyltransferase (ancestral locus Anc_7.123) → MITLSPRIKVQVAKAQNLLYNKRKIAAIPAIILLLIFIVTASYRSALDASTPVASPHISITRLTKEDFEATSPFRLVENQRQFYANEGFITSFLSKFGGSASNAAERSLLNGWKHADRLDQCRFLIRSMYNADMDWNNSNILEFKDDEKADNTAIVLMSERIRLYDYCFISGKLNLKQVFNEKLGVNVADVADFQHRMFPFMKKLNIDEMGTIPKITNLNNGKDETPIFKDVKTVNENFFAHWNEVSKGKGIVINMKETEKDLFMSLIATLQEVKNTLPIQIITTGQDFEKETFESMNRFLQTTDQQVSLIDCSSILDADFVKEHIASHLHKWFGTLFNTFEEVVILDADSVPFVAPETFFKNKEYKDAGSFFFRDKTLGNERTYQYCIEMIEAMEPSKAESGLINTKLKFTSNNPPEDNSSPAASVYNTFFGKYKHKNLDSGVVVLKKKEKLTSLLMGFMMNLDAKMKQCVSGEKELFWLGHLIAGQDYAIDQWFGTIAGTVGSMNDGKDGAESTLYICSTQVAHVNKDDDILWINGGLNTCKFKNIASKEFERSPSYFKQRYQVERNLQSVYDSAVKIDGLIKPDGRLNKWIQIDECQRRMYCAFIGGPEAAKPGAVDDSKTLYMLDKDGKSKLAGLTNVWRSMKASVNQPQKQQ, encoded by the coding sequence ATAGCTGCCATTCCAGCAATTATTTTACTGctcattttcattgttaCTGCAAGCTACAGGTCTGCCCTTGATGCTTCAACTCCAGTCGCCTCTCCTCATATTTCCATCACTCGTCTAACCAAGGAAGATTTTGAGGCAACTTCACCGTTCCGTTTGGTAGAGAATCAGAGACAATTTTATGCCAATGAAGGGTTTATTACCTCATTTTTGAGTAAGTTTGGTGGTTCAGCCTCCAATGCTGCTGAGCGTTCATTGCTAAATGGTTGGAAACATGCTGATAGGTTGGACCAATGTAGGTTTTTAATTCGTTCCATGTATAACGCCGATATGGATTGGAACAATTCTAACATCCTGGAATTTAAGGACGATGAAAAAGCGGATAATACTGCCATCGTCTTAATGAGTGAAAGAATTAGACTTTATGATTACTGTTTTATTTCTGGTAagttgaatttgaaacaagtgtttaatgaaaaattgggGGTAAACGTGGCTGATGTTGCAGATTTCCAACATAGAATGTTCCCCtttatgaagaaattgaatattgatgaaatgggGACAATTCCAAAGATTACCAATTTAAATAACGGTAAGGATGAAACTCCTATTTTCAAGGATGTAAAGActgttaatgaaaatttctttgctCACTGGAATGAAGTGTCAAAGGGAAAAGGGATTGTCATCAATATGAAGGAAACTGAGAAAGATTTGTTTATGAGTTTGATCGCCACATTACAAGAGGTGAAAAACACATTgccaattcaaataattacTACAGGCCAAGATTTCGAGAAGGAAACCTTTGAAAGCATGAACCGATTCCTGCAAACAACAGATCAACAAGTCTCGTTGATTGattgttcttcaattttagATGCTGATTTCGTTAAAGAACATATAGCGTCACATCTTCATAAATGGTTTGGAACATTATTCAACACATTCGAAGAAGTCGTCATACTTGATGCTGATAGTGTTCCATTTGTTGCACCTGAAacattcttcaagaataaGGAGTATAAAGATGCCGGctcattcttctttagGGACAAGACCTTAGGTAATGAACGTACCTATCAATATTGTATTGAAATGATTGAAGCAATGGAACCTTCCAAGGCAGAGTCCGGTTTAATTAATACTAAGTTGAAGTTTACTTCTAATAACCCACCTGAAGACAATTCATCCCCAGCAGCAAGCGTTTACAACACATTTTTTGGGAAGTATAAACATAAGAATCTAGATAGTGGTGTTGTCgtattaaagaaaaaggagAAATTGACATCATTATTGATGGGATTCATGATGAACTTGGATGCTAAGATGAAGCAATGTGTTTCAGGTgagaaagaattattttggTTAGGCCATCTAATTGCTGGTCAAGATTATGCCATTGATCAATGGTTTGGTACCATTGCTGGTACTGTTGGTTCCATGAACGATGGTAAAGATGGTGCTGAATCTACTCTGTACATTTGTTCCACCCAGGTGGCTCATGTCAacaaagatgatgatatctTATGGATCAATGGTGGGTTGAACACTTGtaaatttaagaatattgCTTCGaaggaatttgaaagatcaCCAAGTTACTTCAAGCAAAGATATCAAGTAGAACGAAACTTGCAAAGTGTTTATGACTCTGCAGTAAAGATTGACGGACTTATTAAACCTGACGGTAGATTGAATAAATGGATTCAAATTGACGAATGTCAAAGAAGAATGTATTGTGCATTTATAGGGGGACCTGAAGCTGCTAAGCCTGGTGCTGTAGATGATT